One Leishmania donovani BPK282A1 complete genome, chromosome 15 genomic window carries:
- a CDS encoding ATP diphosphohydrolase — MRPYSSVRRMTQQSKRLRIAGTLVLSALVIFGFLVYYQSPLLSPCDSAYANVYDVVIDAGSTGSRVHVFQYERGRTGLVLLRERFKRVEPGLSSFATDPDGAKESLAGLLRFADKVVPQSYQKCTFVTLKATAGLRLLPESVQQVLLDAAQHTLNASPFQSRGASIISGAQEGVYGWLTVNYLLNRLDTDVATVATIDMGGASTQVVFETTPTSGEWLPFNYAHQLRTPKRTITMYQHSYLGLGMNEAKKKLMMSFAEANGTSSFPCFPRGYAKRLNDVELRNSDATDFDACAGLFHEHVITKTTCKFDACGARGVPQPLFPSRRHLIYAFSYFYDRLYHFSKEGSPVYVSSYKEVGQEVCHRESARRTTAPEETACMELAYMYSFLTYGLGLSDATALTVPNRIEGMAVSWSLGSSLSFLLKME; from the coding sequence ATGCGACCGTACTCCTCGGTGCGGCGCATGACTCAACAGTCGAAGCGACTGCGCATCGCCGGCACCCTTGTGCTTAGCGCGCTTGTTATCTTCGGTTTCCTCGTTTACTATCAAAGCCCTTTGCTCTCCCCATGTGACTCGGCGTACGCGAATGTATACGACGTCGTCAtcgacgccggcagcacTGGCtcacgtgtgcatgtgttCCAATACGAGCGCGGCCGCACCGGTCTCGTACTTCTGAGAGAGCGCTTCAAACGAGTAGAGCCGGGTCTATCCTCTTTTGCCACCGACCCAGACGGCGCCAAGGAGTCGCTtgcggggctgctgcgcttcgcgGATAAGGTGGTCCCGCAAAGCTACCAGAAGTGCACCTTCGTCACCCTCAAGGCCACCGCCGGCCTTCGGCTCCTACCTGAGTCCGtccagcaggtgctgctggacgctGCCCAGCACACACTCAACGCATCTCCATTTCAGTCTCGTGGTGCCTCCATCATCTCTGGCGCTCAAGAGGGCGTCTACGGGTGGCTGACGGTGAACTACCTGCTGAACAGGCTCGACACGGACGTTGCCACCGTCGCGACCATCGACATGGGAGGTGCCTCGACACAGGTCGTCTTCGAGACGACGCCCACGTCTGGAGAATGGCTGCCCTTCAACTATGCCCACCAGCTGCGCACACCAAAGCGCACGATCACCATGTATCAGCACAGCTATCTCGGCCTTGGGATGAacgaggcgaagaagaagctTATGATGTCATTCGCCGAAGCGAACGGGACGTCGTCTTTCCCGTGCTTCCCGAGAGGGTATGCGAAGCGCCTGAACGATGTGGAACTTCGAAACAGTGACGCCACGGACTTTGACGCGTGTGCAGGACTATTTCACGAACATGTCATAACAAAGACGACCTGCAAGTTTGATGCCTGTGGCGCCcgcggcgtgccgcagccgctgttTCCGTCAAGGCGGCATCTCATCTACGCCTTCTCCTACTTTTACGACCGACTCTACCACTTCAGCAAGGAGGGGAGCCCGGTCTACGTCTCGTCGTACAAGGAGGTCGGGCAAGAGGTGTGCCACCGGGAATCTGCGAGGCGGACCACCGCCCCTGAGGAAACGGCCTGCATGGAGCTGGCGTACATGTACAGCTTCTTGACATACGGCCTAGGGCTTAGTGACGCCACGGCTCTCACGGTGCCCAACCGCATCGAGGGTATGGCGGTTTCCTGGTCTCTtggctcctctctctccttcctgcTCAAGATGGAATGA